The following are from one region of the Longimicrobiales bacterium genome:
- a CDS encoding PD-(D/E)XK nuclease family protein has product MVADLAAAAAAHPWERKLLVCRRMGVGRELLRTLAARGISWIGFEVTTPRQLAQGLLETELAAEGLTVTDTFDELSILDAAIDSVLDGADGRLAELAEGVGLRQAVGRSVQSLRMAGFDPRALERARFRDEDKRAQIARILDEYERRLRAGGRIDTARIFARASAKLAVGADAFDGPIYLLPGQSLRGLDGEFLRALIERGARLLDEDPVFGLHPPAAWLAPEAATADDALRAGATPLSWLHDVAAWGRAARGAGGDEAGDVVLDVFAATSVSTELREVLRRIMAAGLKWDEVEIVATDPMAYGVALDAMAQRLGVPVSYAAGLPSARTRPGRAVAKYLEWVEQGFPADVLRQMIERGDIASTDPDVTGVALARRLRTLRIGRGRERYESALARRERIIDSPQSTEDERTPQEFTEDRTREKREIAALSAIIRPLLAATPEVPDRIAVDHVAVAPADLARGLLALLHLVPGGTTVDRTSRDRLRRRLERIERTVTRRTSLAAATAVLTSRLEDRVPAPEAEGGSPWTSSGGHLHLSDLDHGGFAGRRATFIVGLDASRFPGGGGGDALLVDDDRRRLTAGQQTPALPTAAERIDERRHAFAALVARLRGRVTFSYATWDAVEGRGVAPASELLQAYRLLSGDATADYEALHAAAAPAASAVPRGSALLDSDDVWLNALAHNGALRRGVVTVCGTYPHLMAGVQAWKTRLRSDVATPHHGAIAPRPALDPRNNPLRVVSPTQLQTLGACPHRYLLRYVLRVKKPDDPQLSPEKWLPPMEKGALLHAVYERALSAVLHDGIDISAAAFDDLVLTILDEEIDVMRAQLPPPGGAVFTAERDMLREDARAFVAMVREDGARFIALERKFGRDAIDPVQITLPDGSSLYLGGAIERVDMTEDGRLVVIDYKTGSTLRYGGKSGIYDGGRRLQHVLYAEAAQRLFDAEVASAEYHFPSRRSENHRARYARADLRDGLGLVTDLLELVANGWFIPTNQSDDCRFCDFAVACRVSIDPYGKVDSPLADWSREAAGESADLLRRIRR; this is encoded by the coding sequence GTGGTCGCTGACCTGGCGGCCGCTGCTGCGGCACATCCATGGGAGCGCAAGCTGCTCGTGTGCCGGCGCATGGGCGTCGGTCGCGAGCTGCTGCGTACGCTGGCCGCGCGCGGCATCTCGTGGATCGGCTTCGAGGTGACCACGCCGCGCCAGCTCGCACAGGGTCTGCTCGAGACGGAGCTCGCGGCGGAAGGGCTCACGGTAACGGACACGTTCGATGAGCTGAGCATACTGGATGCCGCGATCGACTCTGTACTGGACGGCGCGGATGGCCGACTCGCGGAGCTGGCGGAAGGCGTGGGGCTGCGCCAGGCGGTCGGCCGCTCGGTGCAGTCCCTGCGCATGGCCGGGTTCGATCCCCGTGCACTCGAGCGTGCGCGTTTCCGCGACGAAGACAAGCGTGCACAGATCGCGCGCATCCTGGACGAGTACGAGCGACGTCTGCGCGCGGGCGGCAGGATCGACACCGCGCGGATATTCGCGCGGGCCAGCGCAAAGCTCGCGGTCGGGGCCGATGCGTTCGACGGGCCCATCTATCTGCTCCCCGGTCAGAGTCTGCGCGGTCTCGATGGCGAGTTCCTGCGAGCGCTGATCGAGCGTGGTGCGCGCCTGCTCGATGAGGATCCCGTATTCGGCCTGCACCCGCCGGCCGCGTGGCTCGCCCCGGAAGCGGCGACGGCGGACGACGCGCTGCGCGCGGGCGCGACGCCGCTGTCATGGCTGCACGACGTGGCCGCGTGGGGTCGTGCCGCGCGCGGCGCCGGCGGCGATGAGGCGGGCGACGTGGTGCTGGACGTGTTCGCCGCGACGTCCGTGTCGACGGAGCTGCGGGAGGTACTGCGCCGAATCATGGCGGCGGGGCTGAAGTGGGACGAGGTCGAGATCGTGGCGACCGACCCGATGGCATACGGCGTGGCGCTGGACGCGATGGCGCAGCGCCTCGGCGTTCCCGTCAGCTATGCGGCCGGCCTGCCCTCCGCGCGAACCCGCCCGGGCCGCGCGGTCGCGAAATATCTGGAGTGGGTGGAGCAGGGGTTCCCCGCCGACGTGCTGCGGCAGATGATCGAGCGCGGTGACATCGCTTCGACGGATCCGGATGTCACGGGCGTCGCACTGGCGCGCAGGCTCCGCACACTCAGGATCGGCCGAGGACGCGAGCGGTACGAGAGCGCGCTCGCCCGTCGCGAACGAATCATCGACTCGCCCCAGTCCACCGAGGACGAGCGCACACCGCAGGAGTTCACGGAGGATCGGACGCGCGAGAAGCGTGAGATCGCGGCGCTGTCGGCGATCATCCGGCCGCTGCTGGCTGCGACGCCCGAGGTGCCGGACCGCATCGCCGTTGACCATGTCGCCGTTGCGCCGGCCGACCTGGCGCGCGGGCTGCTGGCGCTCCTCCACCTCGTGCCGGGCGGCACGACCGTGGACCGCACCTCGCGCGATCGCCTGAGGCGTCGGCTGGAGCGGATCGAGCGCACCGTCACGCGCCGTACATCGCTGGCGGCGGCCACCGCGGTGCTGACCAGCCGGCTCGAGGACCGCGTGCCCGCGCCCGAGGCGGAGGGCGGATCGCCGTGGACATCTTCGGGCGGCCATCTGCATCTGAGCGATCTGGATCACGGCGGCTTCGCCGGTCGGCGCGCCACGTTCATTGTCGGCCTGGACGCGTCGAGGTTCCCGGGCGGCGGCGGGGGTGACGCGCTGCTTGTCGATGACGATCGCCGGCGTCTCACGGCGGGCCAGCAGACGCCCGCGCTACCGACGGCGGCAGAGCGCATCGATGAGCGGCGGCATGCGTTCGCGGCGCTCGTGGCGCGGCTGCGCGGGCGAGTGACGTTCAGCTACGCGACGTGGGACGCGGTCGAGGGGCGCGGTGTGGCGCCTGCGTCCGAGCTGCTCCAGGCGTACCGGCTGCTCTCGGGCGATGCGACTGCCGACTACGAGGCGCTGCACGCGGCGGCCGCGCCGGCGGCATCGGCCGTACCACGCGGCAGTGCACTGCTCGACAGCGATGACGTGTGGCTCAACGCGCTGGCACACAACGGCGCGCTGCGCCGCGGTGTGGTCACCGTGTGCGGCACGTACCCGCATCTGATGGCGGGTGTGCAGGCGTGGAAGACGCGGCTGCGCAGCGATGTCGCGACACCCCATCACGGCGCGATCGCACCGCGGCCGGCACTGGATCCGCGCAACAACCCGTTGCGCGTCGTATCGCCGACCCAGCTCCAGACGCTCGGCGCGTGCCCGCACCGCTATCTGCTGCGTTACGTGCTCCGCGTGAAGAAGCCGGACGACCCGCAGCTGTCGCCGGAGAAATGGCTGCCCCCGATGGAGAAGGGCGCGCTGCTGCATGCGGTTTACGAGCGCGCTCTGAGCGCAGTGCTCCACGACGGCATCGACATCTCCGCCGCCGCGTTCGATGACCTCGTGCTGACGATTCTCGATGAGGAGATCGACGTGATGCGCGCGCAGCTGCCGCCGCCGGGCGGTGCAGTCTTTACCGCCGAGCGCGACATGCTGCGCGAGGACGCGCGCGCGTTCGTCGCCATGGTGCGTGAGGATGGTGCGCGCTTCATTGCGCTCGAGCGCAAGTTCGGGCGCGATGCCATCGATCCGGTGCAGATCACGCTGCCCGACGGCAGCAGCCTGTATCTCGGCGGCGCGATCGAGCGCGTCGACATGACGGAGGACGGTCGACTGGTGGTGATCGACTACAAGACAGGCAGCACGCTGCGCTACGGCGGGAAGTCCGGCATCTACGACGGCGGTCGCAGGCTGCAGCACGTCCTGTACGCGGAAGCCGCGCAGCGTCTGTTCGATGCCGAGGTCGCGAGCGCGGAGTATCACTTCCCGTCACGGCGCAGCGAGAATCATCGCGCGCGCTACGCACGGGCGGATCTTCGTGATGGCCTCGGCCTGGTGACCGACCTGCTCGAGCTGGTCGCGAACGGGTGGTTCATTCCGACCAATCAGTCGGACGACTGCCGATTCTGCGATTTCGCGGTAGCCTGCCGCGTGAGCATCGACCCGTACGGCAAGGTGGATTCACCGCTCGCGGACTGGTCGCGCGAGGCCGCCGGTGAGTCGGCCGACCTGCTGCGCAGGATCAGGCGATGA
- a CDS encoding D-glycerate dehydrogenase gives MSLKIVVTRRIPDPGLRILRDSGAAVQIVQQDPRASVDRAALLEAVVDADVLVSLLTESVDAPLLERATRLRGVANYAVGYNNIDINTATRLGIPVTNTPGVLTETTADLTWALLLAIARRIPEAHNYMVRGEYQIWGPELFLGEDVGRGADGEQRTLGIIGFGRIGQAVARRAHGFDMRVLAFDPWMRDAISASHDAEWSDFDDLLQQSDFVSLHALLTPETVHLIGERELRLMKPRASLINVARGEMVDEHALVRALEEGWIGGAALDVYEREPAMAEGLARCRNAVFVPHIGSATHGTRNRMATMAATNAVAHLTLQHAPHPVNHAVYDSSAYHDRIAGFAV, from the coding sequence ATGAGCCTGAAGATCGTCGTGACCCGCCGCATCCCCGATCCGGGGCTGAGAATCCTCCGCGATTCCGGCGCGGCCGTGCAGATCGTTCAGCAGGACCCGCGCGCATCCGTCGACCGTGCCGCCCTGCTCGAAGCGGTCGTCGATGCGGACGTGCTGGTATCGCTGCTCACCGAAAGCGTCGATGCACCTCTGCTCGAACGCGCGACGCGACTGCGTGGCGTCGCGAACTACGCGGTCGGGTACAACAACATCGACATCAACACCGCTACGCGACTCGGCATCCCGGTCACGAATACGCCGGGCGTCCTGACGGAAACGACGGCCGACCTCACGTGGGCCCTGCTGCTCGCCATTGCCCGCCGCATTCCGGAAGCACACAACTACATGGTTCGCGGCGAATACCAGATCTGGGGCCCGGAGCTCTTCCTGGGCGAGGATGTCGGTCGCGGTGCGGACGGCGAACAGCGCACGCTCGGCATCATCGGCTTCGGCAGGATCGGTCAGGCAGTGGCACGACGCGCGCACGGCTTCGACATGCGTGTCCTCGCGTTCGATCCCTGGATGCGCGACGCCATCAGCGCATCGCACGACGCCGAATGGTCCGATTTCGACGACCTGCTTCAGCAGAGCGACTTCGTATCACTCCACGCGCTTCTCACCCCGGAGACCGTCCACCTGATCGGCGAGCGTGAGCTGCGACTCATGAAGCCGCGTGCGTCACTGATCAACGTGGCACGAGGCGAGATGGTCGACGAGCATGCGCTCGTGCGTGCGCTCGAGGAAGGCTGGATCGGCGGCGCCGCACTCGATGTCTACGAACGCGAGCCGGCCATGGCCGAGGGCCTGGCCCGCTGTCGCAATGCGGTCTTCGTGCCGCACATCGGCAGCGCAACACACGGTACCCGCAACCGCATGGCGACCATGGCCGCCACGAACGCCGTCGCACACCTCACTCTCCAGCACGCACCGCACCCCGTCAATCACGCAGTCTACGACTCGTCCGCCTACCACGATCGGATCGCCGGGTTCGCGGTGTGA